The following proteins come from a genomic window of Nocardioides albertanoniae:
- a CDS encoding MFS transporter, which produces MSHITAERPEVDARTMRRVATASLTGTTIEFYDFLIYGLAAALVFNAIFFPSMGGPEGTLASIATFGVAFVFRPLGAILFGHYGDRIGRKATLITTLMIMGTSTFAIGLIPSVESIGKSAVVILVLLRALQGIALGGEWAGAALLTTEYAAHGKRGRYSMFPQLGPSLGLIIAAAAMLTTFRLMAPEAFAAWGWRIPFLASAVLVAVGLWVRLKVAETPSFKKVQSAGARSALPFLGCLRDQWRQVLLGGGIMAIVFGAFYTGASFMVAHAVGSLGLSMTQALLGVIVAAFAMSLTVIASAWLSDVFGRRMVLLVGAGFGVIAGPLAFGVMEPGSFAGFALGNSLLLCVLGLNYGPIAAFLPEMFHARYRYTGAGLGYNIAGILGGAVPLVIAEDLLARWGTDGIAYFLTALALLSVVCLLVAKETSRVALDADPAIA; this is translated from the coding sequence ATGTCACACATCACGGCTGAAAGACCCGAGGTGGACGCACGCACGATGCGCCGCGTCGCCACCGCGTCCCTGACCGGCACCACCATCGAGTTCTACGACTTCCTCATCTACGGCCTGGCGGCGGCGCTCGTGTTCAACGCCATCTTCTTCCCGTCCATGGGCGGGCCAGAGGGCACCTTGGCCTCGATAGCGACTTTCGGAGTCGCGTTCGTCTTCCGTCCTCTGGGCGCGATCCTGTTCGGGCACTACGGCGACCGGATCGGCCGCAAGGCCACGCTCATCACGACGCTGATGATCATGGGCACCTCGACGTTTGCGATCGGGCTGATCCCCAGTGTGGAGTCGATCGGGAAGAGCGCTGTGGTGATCCTGGTGCTGCTGCGAGCACTGCAGGGCATTGCGCTCGGTGGCGAGTGGGCCGGTGCCGCGCTCCTCACCACGGAGTACGCCGCCCACGGGAAGCGCGGCCGCTACAGCATGTTCCCCCAGCTCGGTCCCAGCCTGGGCCTGATCATCGCGGCGGCCGCCATGCTCACCACGTTCCGGCTGATGGCGCCCGAGGCCTTCGCTGCCTGGGGCTGGCGGATCCCGTTCCTGGCGAGCGCCGTGCTGGTCGCCGTCGGGCTCTGGGTGCGCCTGAAGGTCGCCGAGACGCCGTCGTTCAAGAAGGTGCAGTCGGCCGGCGCCCGCAGCGCGCTGCCGTTCCTCGGCTGCCTGCGTGACCAGTGGCGGCAGGTGCTGCTCGGTGGCGGCATCATGGCGATCGTCTTCGGCGCCTTCTACACCGGCGCCAGCTTCATGGTCGCCCACGCGGTCGGGAGCCTCGGCCTGAGCATGACGCAGGCCCTGCTCGGCGTCATCGTCGCCGCCTTCGCGATGAGCCTGACGGTGATCGCCTCGGCATGGCTCTCCGACGTGTTCGGCCGACGGATGGTCCTGCTCGTGGGTGCCGGCTTCGGTGTCATCGCCGGCCCGTTGGCGTTCGGGGTCATGGAGCCGGGCAGCTTCGCCGGCTTCGCCCTCGGCAACAGCCTGCTGCTCTGCGTGCTCGGCCTCAACTACGGCCCGATCGCGGCCTTCCTGCCCGAGATGTTCCATGCGAGGTACCGCTACACGGGCGCCGGCCTGGGCTACAACATCGCCGGCATCCTGGGCGGTGCCGTGCCGCTCGTGATCGCCGAGGACCTGCTGGCCCGTTGGGGCACGGACGGCATCGCCTACTTCCTCACCGCGCTGGCGCTGCTGAGCGTCGTGTGTCTCCTGGTCGCCAAGGAGACCAGCCGCGTGGCGCTCGACGCGGACCCCGCGATCGCCTGA
- a CDS encoding tripartite tricarboxylate transporter permease → MEPLLWAIGMGLIGAVVFAAIGLVSGTDETAVVAPITLLVVLLGVPAAGVFSFFLAAVISKHITHAIPTTLLGIPGDTMAAPMLADAQQLRELGVPHIALRKAISGGVLSAFIAVPLAVLFAWMLSPVADEIGQAAPWIFAGAAILIALTSKGRWAAVAAMFPFVLLIVGINSFVTAELGHALSISFFLGIATGPLIADLFLAMSPAGRKSLERSGPREFALAPDVRTWAGRMPNPLKVLDRKQVAYTSGAAVVSSATFVFSPVAMTVLMGEAVGARVKNGYHKLTTKMAVRNGTTESTYIAETLIPLVALGLPLSPMAAGPAAPLFNAPPVYTVNAETGATNNLHNLLSTWEFLAFGLVAVTIATLVAYPFAMTNAHRAASWVMRNVSHEAIIGAFAGLILVICLYEGGILAVLVTVTVGLVGGLLNRMFGMHSGVQFMGYYAAVLTVPAMIALG, encoded by the coding sequence ATGGAACCACTGCTCTGGGCCATCGGTATGGGGCTGATCGGCGCTGTCGTCTTCGCCGCCATCGGGCTGGTGTCGGGCACCGACGAGACCGCCGTCGTCGCACCCATCACTCTGCTCGTGGTGCTCCTCGGCGTGCCTGCCGCCGGTGTCTTCAGCTTCTTCCTCGCCGCGGTCATCTCCAAGCACATCACTCATGCCATCCCCACCACCTTGCTCGGAATCCCGGGCGACACGATGGCGGCGCCGATGCTGGCCGACGCCCAACAGCTACGCGAGCTCGGCGTGCCGCACATCGCCCTGCGCAAGGCGATCTCGGGCGGCGTACTGTCCGCATTCATCGCAGTTCCGCTGGCAGTCCTCTTCGCCTGGATGCTCTCGCCGGTGGCTGACGAGATCGGTCAGGCAGCGCCGTGGATCTTCGCGGGAGCGGCCATCCTCATCGCGCTCACCTCGAAGGGCCGCTGGGCCGCGGTGGCGGCGATGTTCCCGTTCGTGCTGCTGATCGTGGGGATCAACTCGTTCGTCACCGCAGAGCTCGGCCACGCACTGAGCATCAGCTTCTTCCTCGGCATCGCCACCGGTCCGCTCATCGCAGACCTCTTCCTGGCGATGTCCCCAGCAGGCCGAAAGAGCCTCGAGCGCAGCGGGCCCCGCGAGTTCGCCCTCGCTCCGGACGTACGGACCTGGGCGGGCCGGATGCCCAACCCGCTCAAGGTCCTCGACCGTAAGCAGGTGGCCTATACCTCAGGTGCGGCCGTCGTCTCGAGCGCAACCTTCGTCTTCTCGCCGGTGGCGATGACGGTGCTGATGGGTGAAGCAGTGGGTGCCCGCGTCAAGAACGGCTATCACAAGCTCACCACCAAGATGGCCGTACGCAACGGCACGACGGAGTCGACCTACATCGCGGAGACGCTGATCCCGCTGGTCGCGCTCGGCCTGCCGCTCTCCCCGATGGCTGCAGGCCCGGCGGCGCCGCTCTTCAACGCACCGCCGGTCTACACCGTCAACGCGGAGACCGGTGCGACCAACAACCTCCACAACCTGCTCTCGACGTGGGAGTTCCTGGCGTTCGGTCTGGTCGCGGTCACGATCGCCACCCTGGTCGCCTACCCGTTCGCGATGACCAATGCCCACCGTGCGGCGTCCTGGGTCATGCGCAATGTCTCCCACGAGGCGATCATCGGCGCATTCGCCGGCCTGATCCTCGTCATCTGCCTCTACGAAGGTGGCATCCTGGCGGTGCTGGTCACCGTGACCGTCGGCTTGGTCGGAGGCCTGCTCAACCGAATGTTCGGCATGCACTCCGGAGTGCAGTTCATGGGCTACTACGCCGCGGTGCTCACCGTCCCCGCCATGATCGCGCTGGGCTGA
- a CDS encoding MFS transporter, translating to MTEADSTLLRLGTARGRWVLVTTVLGSGLAMLDSTVVNVALGRIGGDLDAGFSGLQWTVNAYTLSLAALILLGGSLGDRFGRRRVFLIGVVWFAVASLLCGLAPDIDLLIAARGLQGIGGALLTPGSLAIIAASFHPDDRSAAVGAWSGLSGIAAAIGPLVGGWLVELDWRLVFLVNVPVAVLIVVVAARHVPETRDPDAGGRLDLTGTVLAAAGLGALTFGLTRAGEVGFGGSVATTAVAGVACLVAFVVVEARSAHPLVPLSLFRNPQFSAANAVTLLVYAALGVIFVLLVLQLQVVSGWSPLAAGSALLPVTVVMLLFSSRAGALAQRVGPRLPMTVGPLLAAGGVLWMGRIGPQASYVLDVLAPVLLFASGLTLLVSPLTATVLDAADDRHAGIASGVNNAVARTAGLLAVAVIPAAVGIAGDDYTDPISFDDGFGTAMLVNAGLLIIGAALAIAFVRRPLAVEPTPEDHRVHIETCAHCGVTGTQLHPADHDL from the coding sequence GTGACCACCGTGCTCGGTTCCGGGCTCGCGATGCTCGACTCGACCGTCGTCAACGTCGCCCTCGGCCGGATCGGAGGGGATCTCGACGCCGGCTTCTCCGGGCTGCAGTGGACCGTCAACGCCTACACGCTCAGCCTCGCCGCGCTGATCCTCCTCGGTGGCTCCCTCGGCGACCGATTCGGGCGACGACGGGTGTTCCTGATCGGTGTGGTGTGGTTCGCCGTCGCGTCGTTGCTGTGCGGGCTGGCGCCAGACATCGATCTCCTGATCGCGGCGCGAGGGTTGCAGGGGATAGGTGGAGCCCTGCTGACCCCGGGGAGCCTGGCGATCATCGCCGCCTCCTTCCATCCCGACGACCGATCCGCCGCCGTCGGTGCCTGGTCGGGGCTCAGCGGCATCGCGGCAGCGATCGGGCCGCTCGTCGGTGGCTGGCTGGTCGAGCTCGACTGGCGGTTGGTCTTCCTCGTCAACGTCCCTGTCGCTGTGCTCATCGTCGTGGTCGCGGCCCGCCACGTGCCCGAGACCCGTGACCCCGACGCCGGTGGCCGGCTCGACCTGACCGGCACCGTGCTGGCCGCGGCCGGGCTGGGCGCCCTGACCTTCGGGCTGACCCGAGCGGGCGAGGTGGGGTTCGGGGGCTCGGTCGCGACGACCGCTGTCGCCGGTGTTGCGTGCCTGGTCGCCTTCGTGGTCGTCGAGGCTCGCTCGGCTCACCCCTTGGTGCCGCTCAGCCTGTTCCGCAACCCGCAGTTCAGCGCCGCCAACGCGGTCACCCTGCTCGTCTACGCCGCGCTGGGGGTGATCTTCGTGCTGCTCGTGCTGCAGCTCCAGGTCGTCAGCGGCTGGTCGCCGCTCGCCGCCGGCTCGGCGCTGCTGCCGGTGACCGTGGTGATGTTGCTCTTCTCCTCCCGTGCGGGCGCGCTGGCGCAGCGAGTCGGCCCGCGGCTGCCGATGACGGTGGGGCCGCTGCTCGCGGCGGGCGGCGTGCTCTGGATGGGGCGGATCGGCCCGCAGGCGTCGTACGTCCTCGACGTGCTCGCGCCCGTGCTGCTCTTCGCCTCGGGCCTCACCCTGCTGGTCTCGCCGCTGACCGCCACCGTGCTCGACGCCGCCGACGACCGGCACGCGGGCATCGCCTCCGGCGTCAACAACGCGGTGGCCAGGACCGCCGGCCTGCTCGCGGTGGCCGTGATCCCAGCGGCCGTCGGGATCGCCGGCGACGACTACACCGACCCGATCTCCTTCGACGACGGCTTCGGCACCGCGATGCTCGTGAACGCCGGCCTCCTCATCATCGGCGCCGCCCTCGCGATCGCATTCGTACGCCGCCCGCTCGCCGTCGAACCCACGCCCGAGGATCACCGGGTGCACATCGAGACGTGCGCCCACTGCGGCGTCACCGGCACGCAGCTTCACCCCGCCGACCACGACCTCTGA
- a CDS encoding hydroxymethylglutaryl-CoA lyase produces MSLTTDLGLPMRVADPDLPARVRIYEVGPRDGLQAEPTAVPVEVKAEFVRRLIAAGLTSVELTSFVNPRRVPQLADARELVRIVDLDAGLRHPVLVPNARGLDDALAAGVSEVAVFSSVTESFSQANLGATRLDVAAAQAQVTKDALAAGVGVRGYLSMVFGDPWEGPVAVEEVVAAATAMAETGVGSISLGDTIGVATPGHVRNVIRALVAAGIPVDRLALHAHDTYGQALTNVYAALLEGVTEFDASAGGVGGCPFALSATGNLATEDLVWMLDGLGIDTGVDLSALVETSTWLAGHLGRPTVSRAANALALKN; encoded by the coding sequence ATGAGCCTCACCACGGACCTCGGGCTGCCGATGCGGGTGGCCGACCCTGATCTGCCCGCACGAGTGCGGATCTACGAGGTCGGTCCACGCGACGGGCTCCAGGCCGAGCCGACGGCGGTTCCGGTGGAGGTCAAGGCCGAGTTCGTCCGCCGTCTCATCGCGGCCGGTCTGACCAGCGTCGAGCTGACCAGCTTCGTGAACCCCCGGCGCGTGCCCCAGCTCGCCGACGCCCGCGAGCTGGTGCGCATCGTCGACCTCGATGCCGGGCTTCGTCATCCGGTGCTGGTGCCCAATGCCCGGGGGCTCGACGACGCGCTCGCGGCCGGTGTCTCCGAGGTCGCGGTGTTCAGCAGCGTGACGGAGTCGTTCTCGCAGGCCAATCTCGGGGCGACCCGCCTCGACGTCGCCGCAGCACAGGCTCAGGTGACCAAAGACGCGCTGGCTGCCGGTGTCGGCGTACGCGGTTATCTCTCGATGGTCTTCGGCGACCCGTGGGAAGGTCCGGTAGCGGTGGAGGAGGTCGTGGCCGCCGCCACGGCGATGGCCGAGACCGGAGTCGGCTCGATCTCGCTCGGCGACACCATCGGGGTGGCGACGCCCGGACACGTACGCAACGTGATCCGCGCCCTGGTCGCTGCCGGGATCCCGGTCGACCGGCTGGCGCTGCACGCGCACGACACCTACGGGCAGGCGCTCACCAACGTCTACGCGGCCCTGCTCGAGGGCGTCACAGAGTTCGACGCGTCCGCCGGCGGCGTCGGCGGTTGTCCGTTCGCCCTGAGCGCCACCGGCAACCTGGCGACCGAGGACCTCGTCTGGATGCTCGACGGGCTCGGCATCGACACGGGCGTCGACCTCTCCGCGCTGGTGGAGACCAGCACGTGGCTTGCCGGACACCTGGGCAGGCCGACCGTCTCGCGAGCCGCCAACGCGCTCGCCCTGAAGAACTGA
- a CDS encoding helix-turn-helix domain-containing protein → MTEQVRALAELVRADQSVTPEELREAAVGLEEETVRALLDVRARLDRLRARDRELSSLMASLRELVEVRDVQRLLQKLVDRAHELMGTDLTYLSEYDEATDELLVRANRGTISSNMRDLRVPAGIGLASKVVQTRTPQWTAAYDAAAFPHESEVTAAVEAEHMESILGVPLISSDRVLGVLFAADRSAHTFSSEQISLLTAFADQAAVILQSARLLAAERESAANAAAARAEAEQRASAMEGSASLHERLTRLVLEGEGSSAIARILAESLGRPVAIADRDLAPLATSDDRAAGWWSAGRLGPEVSGAIEKSRGTARWVDVGTDVLGVVAAMAGRTLLGVLLVGGDPLDEVQRRTVERGAQSHALVTMQRDAIADAEERVRGELVGDLVSGRQSWNGLRHRASQRGVNLAGSWTPVVTAGWKQQRWSLVRALSGLDSGWLVAQHDAGVVALVPGSPDSRQLADRVHARLALGGGTGLVLIGSTTRIEDIPGEVAELSTLSRMLPGIGVSDAAVMGQDYAPYLALFGPDGDRALAFARGLLDPLLAWDTSHRSDLVRTLDAFLTHNASVTRAAAALFVHPNTVKQRLERIDQLLPGWRRQEARFRLGIALQLHSLSRSDTP, encoded by the coding sequence ATGACGGAGCAGGTGCGAGCACTGGCCGAGCTGGTCCGTGCCGACCAGTCGGTCACGCCCGAAGAGCTGCGGGAGGCCGCTGTCGGCCTTGAAGAGGAGACCGTCCGAGCGCTCCTCGACGTACGTGCGCGGCTCGACCGCCTGCGCGCTCGCGACCGTGAGCTCTCCTCGCTGATGGCCAGCCTTCGTGAGCTCGTGGAGGTGCGTGACGTCCAGAGGCTCCTGCAGAAGCTCGTCGACCGCGCGCACGAGCTCATGGGCACCGACCTGACCTACCTCTCGGAGTACGACGAAGCGACCGACGAGCTGCTCGTGCGAGCAAACCGGGGCACGATCTCGTCGAACATGCGCGACCTGCGGGTCCCTGCCGGCATCGGCTTGGCCAGCAAGGTCGTGCAGACACGTACGCCCCAATGGACCGCTGCCTACGATGCCGCGGCGTTCCCCCACGAGAGCGAGGTCACCGCGGCGGTCGAGGCCGAACACATGGAGTCGATCCTCGGGGTGCCGCTGATCTCCTCGGATCGGGTGCTCGGTGTTCTCTTCGCCGCAGACCGTTCCGCCCACACCTTCAGCAGCGAGCAGATCTCCCTTCTCACCGCGTTCGCGGACCAGGCGGCGGTGATTCTGCAGTCGGCTCGGCTGCTGGCCGCGGAGCGTGAGTCGGCGGCCAACGCGGCCGCCGCCCGCGCGGAGGCAGAGCAGCGGGCCTCCGCGATGGAGGGATCCGCCAGTCTCCACGAGCGTCTGACCCGGCTGGTGCTCGAGGGTGAGGGATCGTCCGCGATCGCGAGGATCCTGGCCGAGTCGCTCGGGCGTCCGGTCGCGATCGCGGATCGAGACCTCGCGCCGTTGGCGACGAGCGACGATCGGGCGGCGGGCTGGTGGAGCGCCGGGCGACTCGGCCCCGAGGTCAGCGGCGCGATCGAGAAGAGCCGGGGCACTGCAAGATGGGTCGACGTCGGCACCGACGTCCTCGGCGTGGTCGCTGCGATGGCCGGGCGCACGTTGCTCGGCGTGCTGCTGGTGGGCGGAGACCCACTCGACGAGGTGCAGCGTCGGACGGTCGAACGCGGGGCGCAGAGCCACGCCCTGGTCACCATGCAGCGAGATGCGATCGCCGACGCCGAGGAGCGAGTCCGCGGTGAGCTGGTCGGCGATCTCGTCTCCGGGCGCCAGAGCTGGAACGGTTTGCGCCACCGAGCCTCGCAGCGCGGCGTGAATCTCGCCGGGAGCTGGACGCCGGTGGTCACGGCCGGATGGAAGCAACAGCGGTGGAGCCTGGTGCGTGCACTGTCAGGCCTCGACTCCGGGTGGCTGGTCGCGCAGCACGACGCCGGTGTGGTTGCGCTGGTGCCGGGATCACCCGACTCGCGGCAGCTGGCCGATCGGGTCCACGCGCGCTTGGCCCTCGGTGGTGGCACGGGTTTGGTCCTGATCGGCAGCACGACCCGGATCGAGGACATCCCCGGCGAGGTCGCCGAGCTCTCCACGCTCTCGCGGATGCTCCCCGGGATCGGAGTCAGCGACGCCGCCGTCATGGGACAGGACTACGCGCCGTACCTGGCTCTGTTCGGGCCGGACGGCGATCGAGCGCTGGCGTTCGCTCGCGGCCTTCTCGACCCGTTGCTGGCATGGGACACGTCGCACCGCTCCGACCTGGTTCGCACGCTCGACGCATTCCTGACTCACAACGCCAGCGTGACCCGGGCCGCAGCGGCACTCTTCGTGCACCCGAACACCGTCAAGCAGCGCCTCGAGCGTATCGACCAGCTGCTCCCAGGGTGGCGACGTCAGGAGGCCAGGTTCCGACTGGGGATCGCGCTGCAGCTCCACAGCCTGTCCAGATCGGACACTCCATAG
- a CDS encoding OsmC family protein, whose protein sequence is MALTHDYTVSVEWTGNRGTGTSGYRDYARDHVVRIEGLPDILGSADPTFRGDATRHNPEQLLLTSLAQCHMLSYLHQAVTVGVVVVGYRDAAIATMETQGTGGRFTRAVLRPVVTVADASMIEAATTAHHQAHLDCFIANSVNFPVEVEPTVQVG, encoded by the coding sequence ATGGCACTGACCCACGACTACACGGTCTCGGTGGAGTGGACGGGCAACCGCGGCACCGGCACCAGCGGCTACCGCGACTACGCCCGAGACCACGTCGTACGCATCGAGGGACTGCCCGATATCCTCGGCTCCGCCGACCCGACCTTCCGCGGCGACGCGACCCGGCACAACCCCGAGCAGCTGCTGCTGACCTCGCTGGCGCAGTGCCACATGCTCTCCTACCTGCACCAGGCCGTGACTGTCGGCGTCGTCGTGGTCGGCTATCGCGACGCCGCGATCGCCACCATGGAGACGCAGGGGACCGGCGGGCGGTTCACCCGGGCGGTGCTGCGCCCGGTCGTCACCGTCGCCGACGCGTCCATGATCGAGGCCGCGACCACCGCACACCACCAGGCCCACCTCGACTGTTTCATCGCCAACAGCGTGAACTTTCCGGTCGAGGTCGAGCCGACCGTTCAGGTTGGATGA
- a CDS encoding AMP-binding protein, giving the protein MTETTSAPESSARGDVDIPLLEETIGANFDRTVEHHGDREALVEIATGRRWTYAELNADIDALAVGLRKAGIGKGDRVGIWAPNCAEWTMVQFATAKIGAILVNINPAYRTHELSYALNQSGVRLLISATSFKTSDYTALVGEVEADCGALERTIFLGTPEWEALLADGRGEAIADHVAYELDPNDPINIQYTSGTTGFPKGATLSHRNILNNGFFVTETIHFTEQDRLCIPVPFYHCFGMVMANLGCTTHGATMVIPSPGFDPRTTLQTVQEEKCTALYGVPTMFIAMQDEPEFASFDLSTLRTGIMAGALCPIEVMKRCVSEMHMSEVAIAYGMTETSPVSCQTRTDDDLERRTETIGRAAPHVEVKIIDAVTGEVVPRGTAGEFCTRGYSVMLGYWDDETKTADAIDADGWMHTGDLAVMREDGYCVVVGRIKDMVIRGGENIYPREIEEFLFTHPDIAEAQVVGVPDERYGEELCAWIRMRPGAEPLDTEAVRAFASGKLAHFKLPRYVLLVDEFPMTVTGKVRKIDMRKRSVELLGL; this is encoded by the coding sequence ATGACCGAGACCACATCCGCGCCCGAGTCGTCTGCCCGCGGCGACGTCGACATCCCGCTGCTCGAGGAGACGATCGGCGCCAACTTCGATCGAACCGTCGAGCACCACGGAGACCGCGAGGCACTCGTCGAGATCGCGACCGGGCGCCGCTGGACGTACGCCGAGCTGAACGCGGACATCGACGCGCTCGCCGTGGGGCTGCGCAAGGCCGGGATCGGCAAGGGCGACCGGGTCGGCATCTGGGCCCCGAACTGCGCGGAGTGGACGATGGTCCAGTTCGCCACCGCCAAGATCGGCGCGATCCTGGTCAACATCAATCCCGCCTACCGCACCCACGAGCTCTCCTACGCGCTGAACCAGTCCGGCGTCCGTCTGCTGATCAGCGCTACCTCGTTCAAGACGAGCGACTACACCGCCCTCGTCGGCGAGGTCGAGGCCGACTGCGGCGCCCTCGAGCGGACGATCTTCCTCGGCACGCCGGAGTGGGAGGCGCTGCTCGCCGACGGGCGTGGCGAGGCGATCGCCGACCACGTCGCGTACGAGCTCGATCCGAACGACCCGATCAACATCCAGTACACCTCGGGCACGACCGGCTTCCCGAAGGGCGCGACGCTCTCGCACCGCAACATCTTGAACAACGGCTTCTTCGTCACCGAGACGATCCACTTCACCGAGCAGGACCGGCTCTGCATCCCGGTGCCCTTTTACCACTGCTTCGGCATGGTGATGGCCAACCTCGGCTGCACCACCCACGGCGCGACCATGGTGATCCCGAGCCCCGGCTTCGACCCGCGTACGACGCTGCAGACCGTGCAGGAGGAGAAGTGCACGGCGCTGTACGGCGTACCGACGATGTTCATCGCGATGCAGGACGAACCGGAGTTCGCCTCCTTCGACCTCTCCACGCTGCGCACCGGGATCATGGCCGGCGCGCTGTGCCCGATCGAGGTGATGAAGCGGTGCGTCAGCGAGATGCACATGAGCGAGGTCGCGATCGCCTACGGGATGACCGAGACCTCCCCGGTCTCCTGCCAGACCCGCACCGACGACGATCTCGAGCGGCGCACCGAGACGATCGGGCGGGCCGCGCCGCACGTCGAGGTCAAGATCATCGACGCGGTCACCGGTGAGGTGGTCCCCCGCGGCACGGCCGGCGAGTTCTGCACCCGCGGCTACTCGGTGATGCTCGGCTACTGGGACGACGAGACGAAGACAGCCGACGCGATCGACGCCGACGGCTGGATGCACACCGGCGACCTCGCCGTGATGCGCGAGGACGGCTACTGCGTGGTCGTCGGCCGGATCAAGGACATGGTCATCCGCGGCGGGGAGAACATCTACCCGCGCGAGATCGAGGAGTTCCTCTTCACCCACCCCGACATCGCCGAGGCCCAGGTCGTGGGCGTGCCCGACGAGAGGTACGGCGAGGAGCTCTGCGCCTGGATCCGGATGCGCCCCGGCGCCGAGCCGCTGGACACCGAGGCCGTCCGCGCCTTCGCCAGCGGCAAGCTCGCCCACTTCAAGCTTCCCCGCTACGTGCTGCTCGTCGACGAGTTCCCTATGACGGTCACCGGCAAGGTCCGCAAGATCGACATGCGCAAGCGGAGCGTCGAGCTGCTCGGGCTCTGA
- a CDS encoding hydroxymethylglutaryl-CoA reductase, degradative encodes MTTSRIQGFRNLSVEERRSVVTQQTGVDAAALAAFDDGGFGADAANHLSENVIGTFSLPIGIAANHTVNGRDVLVPMVTEEASVIAAASNGARMARTLGGFHTSSTGPIMQAQIQVVDVVDPHAARLRVLEARHELIELAEAQDPKLAEVGGGVRDLTVRVVDFEDEAYVVAHLVVDVRDAMGANAVNTMAEAVADRVAELAGGRVVLRILTNKADLRLARARAVLDAETLGGDQVVDDMVHAYKLAAGDPYRAATHNKGIMNGISAVVLATGNDTRAVEAGAHSHAVSAEGRYTSLSTFEKDADGNIVATLELPMPVGLVGGATKTHPGARAAVALTGATSAAELAELITAVGLAQNIAALRVLASEGVQRGHMSLHAKNIAIAVGAGPGEIGQVVERLIAEKAFRHDRAEAVLADLRSGK; translated from the coding sequence GTGACCACCAGCCGCATCCAAGGCTTCCGCAACCTGAGTGTCGAGGAGCGTCGCTCCGTCGTGACCCAGCAGACCGGCGTCGACGCCGCCGCGCTCGCTGCATTCGACGACGGCGGCTTCGGGGCCGATGCCGCCAACCATCTGAGCGAGAACGTCATCGGCACGTTCTCCCTGCCGATCGGCATCGCGGCCAACCACACGGTCAACGGGCGGGACGTGCTCGTCCCGATGGTCACCGAAGAGGCGTCGGTGATCGCCGCCGCCAGCAACGGCGCGCGGATGGCAAGAACGCTGGGTGGCTTCCACACCTCGAGCACAGGTCCGATCATGCAGGCACAGATCCAGGTGGTCGACGTCGTCGACCCTCACGCCGCGCGACTCCGTGTTCTCGAGGCTCGCCATGAGCTGATCGAGCTCGCCGAAGCCCAAGACCCCAAGCTCGCCGAGGTCGGTGGCGGTGTCCGCGACCTCACCGTCCGTGTCGTCGACTTCGAGGACGAGGCGTACGTGGTGGCTCACCTGGTCGTCGACGTGCGCGACGCGATGGGCGCCAACGCGGTCAACACCATGGCCGAGGCAGTGGCCGACCGGGTAGCCGAGCTCGCCGGCGGGCGTGTCGTCCTCAGGATCCTCACCAACAAGGCCGACCTTCGCCTGGCGCGTGCCCGCGCCGTGCTCGACGCCGAGACGCTCGGTGGGGATCAGGTCGTCGACGACATGGTCCACGCCTACAAGCTCGCGGCCGGTGACCCCTATCGCGCGGCCACCCATAACAAGGGCATCATGAACGGCATCTCCGCCGTGGTGCTCGCGACCGGCAACGACACCCGCGCCGTCGAGGCCGGAGCGCACTCCCACGCCGTCAGCGCCGAGGGCCGCTACACCTCGCTGTCGACCTTCGAGAAAGATGCTGACGGCAACATCGTGGCGACCCTCGAGCTTCCCATGCCGGTCGGGCTCGTCGGCGGCGCGACCAAGACCCACCCGGGCGCTCGCGCCGCGGTCGCGCTGACCGGCGCGACCTCTGCCGCCGAGCTCGCCGAGCTCATCACCGCTGTCGGGCTGGCGCAGAACATCGCCGCGCTCCGGGTGCTCGCCAGCGAAGGCGTACAGCGCGGCCACATGTCACTGCACGCGAAGAACATCGCCATCGCCGTGGGGGCCGGTCCCGGCGAGATCGGTCAGGTCGTCGAGCGGCTCATCGCCGAGAAGGCATTCCGCCACGACCGCGCCGAGGCCGTGCTCGCTGACCTGCGGAGCGGGAAATGA